The following proteins come from a genomic window of Oncorhynchus masou masou isolate Uvic2021 chromosome 25, UVic_Omas_1.1, whole genome shotgun sequence:
- the LOC135514343 gene encoding ankyrin repeat domain-containing protein 13A-like isoform X1 has protein sequence MITGNWKTTQQRRLKIQAAEPTSAAKSWVNNTFLCVPYLHLLTSKGPTACTTGKNDVEAVDPRGRTPLHLAVSLGHLESVRVLLRNGAEVTKENAKNWTVLQEAVSTGDPEMVQLVLQRRDYLKASTALGGVPELLSKIRESPDFYMEMKWEFTSWIPLVSRVCPSDVCRIWKSGASLRVDATLLGFENMTWIRGRRSYIFRGDDACTELMEVNHDEQVVDTERFDISREIEDVTLDSMQPAEQEVAKRLTTPIVNTFLDTRDIAFERNKSGIWGWRSDKTEVVNGFEAKVFTVNNVNVVIRTRTEHLTDEEKARIKSERNILESLLGTVEQQISAQGDLTLEYATANNPTAITPEEYFDPAFDLEDRDIGRPIELTIRTQKFKGTLWMSEEHPLSLVEQVTPIIDLMARTSTHFARLRDFVTLKFPPGFPVKIEIPLFHVLNARISFGSVNKCTTGEPLETPPSAATPEEEEEEEVREEGGCGEAAVPPLFQVCPSVFEVPSHYRHRGGGGSRHTPVSNHDEELLQYAIHQSLLESGGGAPGQEVTWEDANGDLTDPILSSQSDGYTKSIPEGVLVDLGETTSSQASSGTSASSPDTDLRMAMVLSARAQAEEERRRKEEEEELERILQLSLTEK, from the exons GAGATTGAAAATACAAGCGGCAGAACCTACCAGTGCTGCAAAAAGTTGGGTAAACAACACTTTCCTGTGTGTACCCTATCTCCACCTCCTAACTTCAAAAGGACCAACAGCATGTACAACCGGTAAA AACGACGTAGAGGCTGTGGATCCCAGGGGAAGGACACCGCTCCACCTGGCTGTGTCGCTGGGCCACCTGGAGTCGGTGAGAGTGCTTCTGAGAAATGGCGCTGAAGTTACcaaagagaatgccaagaattgGACAG tgctGCAGGAGGCAGTCAGCACCGGCGACCCAGAGATGGTTCAGCTAGTGCTCCAGCGGCGAGACTACCTCAAAGCCTCTACAGCTCTGGGAGGAGTGCCTGAGCTTCTGAGCAAGATCCGTgag tccccagATTTCTACATGGAAATGAAATGGGAGTTCACAAGTTGGA TCCCTCTCGTTTCCCGGGTTTGTCCCAGTGACGTGTGTCGGATCTGGAAGAGTGGGGCCAGCCTGCGCGTGGACGCCACTCTGCTAGGCTTCGAGAACATGACCTGGATTAGAGGTCGTCGGAGCTACATTTTCAGGGGAGATG ATGCCTGCACAGAGTTGATGGAGGTGAACCATGATGAACAGGTGGTGGACACGGAGCGCTTTGACATCTCCAGGGAGATAGAAGACGTAACGCTGGACTCCATGCAACCTGCAGAACAGGAAGTGGCCAAGCGGCTGACCACGCCCATTGTCAATACCTTTCTGGACACCAGGGACATTGCTTTTGAGAG AAATAAATCTGGGATTTGGGGTTGGAGGAGTGACAAAACGGAAGTTGTTAATGGTTTCGAGGCGAAG GTTTTCACTGTGAACAATGTAAACGTGGTGATCCGGACGAGGACAGAGCATCTCACCGATGAGGAGAAGGCTAGAATAAAAA GTGAGAGGAATATTCTGGAGTCTCTTCTGGGCACAGTGGAGCAGCAGATAAGTGCTCAAGGG GACCTCACTCTGGAGTACGCGACAGCCAACAACCCCACCGCCATCACACCAGAGGAGTACTTTGACCCTGCGTTTGACCTTGAAGACCGAGACATTGGCCGGCCCATTGAACTTACCATCCGAACCCAGAA GTTCAAGGGTACATTGTGGATGAGCGAGGAACACCCCCTCTCCCTGGTGGAGCAGGTCACCCCCATCATCGATCTCATGGCCCGGACCAGCACCCACTTCGCCCGGCTGCGGGATTTTGTCACCCTCAAGTTCCCTCCAGGGTTCCCTGTAAAAATAG AGATTCCCCTATTCCATGTGCTCAACGCCCGCATTTCATTTGGCAGTGTCAACAAATGCACTACGGGCGAACCCTTGGAGACACCCCCCTCCGCTGCCAcaccggaggaggaggaggaggaggaggtgagggaggagggaggctgcGGCGAAGCTGCAG TTCCCCCTCTATTCCAGGTGTGCCCGTCTGTGTTTGAGGTGCCCTCACACTACCGCCACCGAGGAGGGGGTGGCAGCCGCCACACGCCGGTGTCAAATCATGACGAGGAGCTACTGCAGTATGCCATCCACCAGAGTCTGCTGGAGTCCGGTGGGGGAGCCCCGGGACAG GAAGTGACCTGGGAGGATGCCAATGGTGACCTCACAGACCCCATACTCAGTAGCCAGAGTGACGGGTACACCAA AAGCATCCCAGAGGGGGTGCTGGTGGACTTGGGAGAAACCACGTCGAGTCAGGCGAGCTCGGGCACCTCGGCCTCCAGCCCCGACACTGACCTCCGCATGGCCATGGTGCTGTCGGCCCGGGCCCAGGccgaggaggaaaggaggaggaaggaggaagaggaggagctggagaggaTATTGCAGCTCTCGCTCACAGAGAAGTAA
- the LOC135514343 gene encoding ankyrin repeat domain-containing protein 13A-like isoform X3 — MRRLKIQAAEPTSAAKSWVNNTFLCVPYLHLLTSKGPTACTTGKNDVEAVDPRGRTPLHLAVSLGHLESVRVLLRNGAEVTKENAKNWTVLQEAVSTGDPEMVQLVLQRRDYLKASTALGGVPELLSKIRESPDFYMEMKWEFTSWIPLVSRVCPSDVCRIWKSGASLRVDATLLGFENMTWIRGRRSYIFRGDDACTELMEVNHDEQVVDTERFDISREIEDVTLDSMQPAEQEVAKRLTTPIVNTFLDTRDIAFERNKSGIWGWRSDKTEVVNGFEAKVFTVNNVNVVIRTRTEHLTDEEKARIKSERNILESLLGTVEQQISAQGDLTLEYATANNPTAITPEEYFDPAFDLEDRDIGRPIELTIRTQKFKGTLWMSEEHPLSLVEQVTPIIDLMARTSTHFARLRDFVTLKFPPGFPVKIEIPLFHVLNARISFGSVNKCTTGEPLETPPSAATPEEEEEEEVREEGGCGEAAVPPLFQVCPSVFEVPSHYRHRGGGGSRHTPVSNHDEELLQYAIHQSLLESGGGAPGQEVTWEDANGDLTDPILSSQSDGYTKSIPEGVLVDLGETTSSQASSGTSASSPDTDLRMAMVLSARAQAEEERRRKEEEEELERILQLSLTEK, encoded by the exons GAGATTGAAAATACAAGCGGCAGAACCTACCAGTGCTGCAAAAAGTTGGGTAAACAACACTTTCCTGTGTGTACCCTATCTCCACCTCCTAACTTCAAAAGGACCAACAGCATGTACAACCGGTAAA AACGACGTAGAGGCTGTGGATCCCAGGGGAAGGACACCGCTCCACCTGGCTGTGTCGCTGGGCCACCTGGAGTCGGTGAGAGTGCTTCTGAGAAATGGCGCTGAAGTTACcaaagagaatgccaagaattgGACAG tgctGCAGGAGGCAGTCAGCACCGGCGACCCAGAGATGGTTCAGCTAGTGCTCCAGCGGCGAGACTACCTCAAAGCCTCTACAGCTCTGGGAGGAGTGCCTGAGCTTCTGAGCAAGATCCGTgag tccccagATTTCTACATGGAAATGAAATGGGAGTTCACAAGTTGGA TCCCTCTCGTTTCCCGGGTTTGTCCCAGTGACGTGTGTCGGATCTGGAAGAGTGGGGCCAGCCTGCGCGTGGACGCCACTCTGCTAGGCTTCGAGAACATGACCTGGATTAGAGGTCGTCGGAGCTACATTTTCAGGGGAGATG ATGCCTGCACAGAGTTGATGGAGGTGAACCATGATGAACAGGTGGTGGACACGGAGCGCTTTGACATCTCCAGGGAGATAGAAGACGTAACGCTGGACTCCATGCAACCTGCAGAACAGGAAGTGGCCAAGCGGCTGACCACGCCCATTGTCAATACCTTTCTGGACACCAGGGACATTGCTTTTGAGAG AAATAAATCTGGGATTTGGGGTTGGAGGAGTGACAAAACGGAAGTTGTTAATGGTTTCGAGGCGAAG GTTTTCACTGTGAACAATGTAAACGTGGTGATCCGGACGAGGACAGAGCATCTCACCGATGAGGAGAAGGCTAGAATAAAAA GTGAGAGGAATATTCTGGAGTCTCTTCTGGGCACAGTGGAGCAGCAGATAAGTGCTCAAGGG GACCTCACTCTGGAGTACGCGACAGCCAACAACCCCACCGCCATCACACCAGAGGAGTACTTTGACCCTGCGTTTGACCTTGAAGACCGAGACATTGGCCGGCCCATTGAACTTACCATCCGAACCCAGAA GTTCAAGGGTACATTGTGGATGAGCGAGGAACACCCCCTCTCCCTGGTGGAGCAGGTCACCCCCATCATCGATCTCATGGCCCGGACCAGCACCCACTTCGCCCGGCTGCGGGATTTTGTCACCCTCAAGTTCCCTCCAGGGTTCCCTGTAAAAATAG AGATTCCCCTATTCCATGTGCTCAACGCCCGCATTTCATTTGGCAGTGTCAACAAATGCACTACGGGCGAACCCTTGGAGACACCCCCCTCCGCTGCCAcaccggaggaggaggaggaggaggaggtgagggaggagggaggctgcGGCGAAGCTGCAG TTCCCCCTCTATTCCAGGTGTGCCCGTCTGTGTTTGAGGTGCCCTCACACTACCGCCACCGAGGAGGGGGTGGCAGCCGCCACACGCCGGTGTCAAATCATGACGAGGAGCTACTGCAGTATGCCATCCACCAGAGTCTGCTGGAGTCCGGTGGGGGAGCCCCGGGACAG GAAGTGACCTGGGAGGATGCCAATGGTGACCTCACAGACCCCATACTCAGTAGCCAGAGTGACGGGTACACCAA AAGCATCCCAGAGGGGGTGCTGGTGGACTTGGGAGAAACCACGTCGAGTCAGGCGAGCTCGGGCACCTCGGCCTCCAGCCCCGACACTGACCTCCGCATGGCCATGGTGCTGTCGGCCCGGGCCCAGGccgaggaggaaaggaggaggaaggaggaagaggaggagctggagaggaTATTGCAGCTCTCGCTCACAGAGAAGTAA
- the LOC135514343 gene encoding ankyrin repeat domain-containing protein 13A-like isoform X6 has translation MVQLVLQRRDYLKASTALGGVPELLSKIRESPDFYMEMKWEFTSWIPLVSRVCPSDVCRIWKSGASLRVDATLLGFENMTWIRGRRSYIFRGDDACTELMEVNHDEQVVDTERFDISREIEDVTLDSMQPAEQEVAKRLTTPIVNTFLDTRDIAFERNKSGIWGWRSDKTEVVNGFEAKVFTVNNVNVVIRTRTEHLTDEEKARIKSERNILESLLGTVEQQISAQGDLTLEYATANNPTAITPEEYFDPAFDLEDRDIGRPIELTIRTQKFKGTLWMSEEHPLSLVEQVTPIIDLMARTSTHFARLRDFVTLKFPPGFPVKIEIPLFHVLNARISFGSVNKCTTGEPLETPPSAATPEEEEEEEVREEGGCGEAAVPPLFQVCPSVFEVPSHYRHRGGGGSRHTPVSNHDEELLQYAIHQSLLESGGGAPGQEVTWEDANGDLTDPILSSQSDGYTKSIPEGVLVDLGETTSSQASSGTSASSPDTDLRMAMVLSARAQAEEERRRKEEEEELERILQLSLTEK, from the exons ATGGTTCAGCTAGTGCTCCAGCGGCGAGACTACCTCAAAGCCTCTACAGCTCTGGGAGGAGTGCCTGAGCTTCTGAGCAAGATCCGTgag tccccagATTTCTACATGGAAATGAAATGGGAGTTCACAAGTTGGA TCCCTCTCGTTTCCCGGGTTTGTCCCAGTGACGTGTGTCGGATCTGGAAGAGTGGGGCCAGCCTGCGCGTGGACGCCACTCTGCTAGGCTTCGAGAACATGACCTGGATTAGAGGTCGTCGGAGCTACATTTTCAGGGGAGATG ATGCCTGCACAGAGTTGATGGAGGTGAACCATGATGAACAGGTGGTGGACACGGAGCGCTTTGACATCTCCAGGGAGATAGAAGACGTAACGCTGGACTCCATGCAACCTGCAGAACAGGAAGTGGCCAAGCGGCTGACCACGCCCATTGTCAATACCTTTCTGGACACCAGGGACATTGCTTTTGAGAG AAATAAATCTGGGATTTGGGGTTGGAGGAGTGACAAAACGGAAGTTGTTAATGGTTTCGAGGCGAAG GTTTTCACTGTGAACAATGTAAACGTGGTGATCCGGACGAGGACAGAGCATCTCACCGATGAGGAGAAGGCTAGAATAAAAA GTGAGAGGAATATTCTGGAGTCTCTTCTGGGCACAGTGGAGCAGCAGATAAGTGCTCAAGGG GACCTCACTCTGGAGTACGCGACAGCCAACAACCCCACCGCCATCACACCAGAGGAGTACTTTGACCCTGCGTTTGACCTTGAAGACCGAGACATTGGCCGGCCCATTGAACTTACCATCCGAACCCAGAA GTTCAAGGGTACATTGTGGATGAGCGAGGAACACCCCCTCTCCCTGGTGGAGCAGGTCACCCCCATCATCGATCTCATGGCCCGGACCAGCACCCACTTCGCCCGGCTGCGGGATTTTGTCACCCTCAAGTTCCCTCCAGGGTTCCCTGTAAAAATAG AGATTCCCCTATTCCATGTGCTCAACGCCCGCATTTCATTTGGCAGTGTCAACAAATGCACTACGGGCGAACCCTTGGAGACACCCCCCTCCGCTGCCAcaccggaggaggaggaggaggaggaggtgagggaggagggaggctgcGGCGAAGCTGCAG TTCCCCCTCTATTCCAGGTGTGCCCGTCTGTGTTTGAGGTGCCCTCACACTACCGCCACCGAGGAGGGGGTGGCAGCCGCCACACGCCGGTGTCAAATCATGACGAGGAGCTACTGCAGTATGCCATCCACCAGAGTCTGCTGGAGTCCGGTGGGGGAGCCCCGGGACAG GAAGTGACCTGGGAGGATGCCAATGGTGACCTCACAGACCCCATACTCAGTAGCCAGAGTGACGGGTACACCAA AAGCATCCCAGAGGGGGTGCTGGTGGACTTGGGAGAAACCACGTCGAGTCAGGCGAGCTCGGGCACCTCGGCCTCCAGCCCCGACACTGACCTCCGCATGGCCATGGTGCTGTCGGCCCGGGCCCAGGccgaggaggaaaggaggaggaaggaggaagaggaggagctggagaggaTATTGCAGCTCTCGCTCACAGAGAAGTAA
- the LOC135514343 gene encoding ankyrin repeat domain-containing protein 13A-like isoform X4: MLSAANEDFRVKFPLHSLVWENDYRKLENDSTKNDVEAVDPRGRTPLHLAVSLGHLESVRVLLRNGAEVTKENAKNWTVLQEAVSTGDPEMVQLVLQRRDYLKASTALGGVPELLSKIRESPDFYMEMKWEFTSWIPLVSRVCPSDVCRIWKSGASLRVDATLLGFENMTWIRGRRSYIFRGDDACTELMEVNHDEQVVDTERFDISREIEDVTLDSMQPAEQEVAKRLTTPIVNTFLDTRDIAFERNKSGIWGWRSDKTEVVNGFEAKVFTVNNVNVVIRTRTEHLTDEEKARIKSERNILESLLGTVEQQISAQGDLTLEYATANNPTAITPEEYFDPAFDLEDRDIGRPIELTIRTQKFKGTLWMSEEHPLSLVEQVTPIIDLMARTSTHFARLRDFVTLKFPPGFPVKIEIPLFHVLNARISFGSVNKCTTGEPLETPPSAATPEEEEEEEVREEGGCGEAAVPPLFQVCPSVFEVPSHYRHRGGGGSRHTPVSNHDEELLQYAIHQSLLESGGGAPGQEVTWEDANGDLTDPILSSQSDGYTKSIPEGVLVDLGETTSSQASSGTSASSPDTDLRMAMVLSARAQAEEERRRKEEEEELERILQLSLTEK, encoded by the exons AACGACGTAGAGGCTGTGGATCCCAGGGGAAGGACACCGCTCCACCTGGCTGTGTCGCTGGGCCACCTGGAGTCGGTGAGAGTGCTTCTGAGAAATGGCGCTGAAGTTACcaaagagaatgccaagaattgGACAG tgctGCAGGAGGCAGTCAGCACCGGCGACCCAGAGATGGTTCAGCTAGTGCTCCAGCGGCGAGACTACCTCAAAGCCTCTACAGCTCTGGGAGGAGTGCCTGAGCTTCTGAGCAAGATCCGTgag tccccagATTTCTACATGGAAATGAAATGGGAGTTCACAAGTTGGA TCCCTCTCGTTTCCCGGGTTTGTCCCAGTGACGTGTGTCGGATCTGGAAGAGTGGGGCCAGCCTGCGCGTGGACGCCACTCTGCTAGGCTTCGAGAACATGACCTGGATTAGAGGTCGTCGGAGCTACATTTTCAGGGGAGATG ATGCCTGCACAGAGTTGATGGAGGTGAACCATGATGAACAGGTGGTGGACACGGAGCGCTTTGACATCTCCAGGGAGATAGAAGACGTAACGCTGGACTCCATGCAACCTGCAGAACAGGAAGTGGCCAAGCGGCTGACCACGCCCATTGTCAATACCTTTCTGGACACCAGGGACATTGCTTTTGAGAG AAATAAATCTGGGATTTGGGGTTGGAGGAGTGACAAAACGGAAGTTGTTAATGGTTTCGAGGCGAAG GTTTTCACTGTGAACAATGTAAACGTGGTGATCCGGACGAGGACAGAGCATCTCACCGATGAGGAGAAGGCTAGAATAAAAA GTGAGAGGAATATTCTGGAGTCTCTTCTGGGCACAGTGGAGCAGCAGATAAGTGCTCAAGGG GACCTCACTCTGGAGTACGCGACAGCCAACAACCCCACCGCCATCACACCAGAGGAGTACTTTGACCCTGCGTTTGACCTTGAAGACCGAGACATTGGCCGGCCCATTGAACTTACCATCCGAACCCAGAA GTTCAAGGGTACATTGTGGATGAGCGAGGAACACCCCCTCTCCCTGGTGGAGCAGGTCACCCCCATCATCGATCTCATGGCCCGGACCAGCACCCACTTCGCCCGGCTGCGGGATTTTGTCACCCTCAAGTTCCCTCCAGGGTTCCCTGTAAAAATAG AGATTCCCCTATTCCATGTGCTCAACGCCCGCATTTCATTTGGCAGTGTCAACAAATGCACTACGGGCGAACCCTTGGAGACACCCCCCTCCGCTGCCAcaccggaggaggaggaggaggaggaggtgagggaggagggaggctgcGGCGAAGCTGCAG TTCCCCCTCTATTCCAGGTGTGCCCGTCTGTGTTTGAGGTGCCCTCACACTACCGCCACCGAGGAGGGGGTGGCAGCCGCCACACGCCGGTGTCAAATCATGACGAGGAGCTACTGCAGTATGCCATCCACCAGAGTCTGCTGGAGTCCGGTGGGGGAGCCCCGGGACAG GAAGTGACCTGGGAGGATGCCAATGGTGACCTCACAGACCCCATACTCAGTAGCCAGAGTGACGGGTACACCAA AAGCATCCCAGAGGGGGTGCTGGTGGACTTGGGAGAAACCACGTCGAGTCAGGCGAGCTCGGGCACCTCGGCCTCCAGCCCCGACACTGACCTCCGCATGGCCATGGTGCTGTCGGCCCGGGCCCAGGccgaggaggaaaggaggaggaaggaggaagaggaggagctggagaggaTATTGCAGCTCTCGCTCACAGAGAAGTAA
- the LOC135514343 gene encoding ankyrin repeat domain-containing protein 13A-like isoform X2 encodes MITGNWKTTQQRRLKIQAAEPTSAAKSWVNNTFLCVPYLHLLTSKGPTACTTGKNDVEAVDPRGRTPLHLAVSLGHLESVRVLLRNGAEVTKENAKNWTVLQEAVSTGDPEMVQLVLQRRDYLKASTALGGVPELLSKIRESPDFYMEMKWEFTSWIPLVSRVCPSDVCRIWKSGASLRVDATLLGFENMTWIRGRRSYIFRGDDACTELMEVNHDEQVVDTERFDISREIEDVTLDSMQPAEQEVAKRLTTPIVNTFLDTRDIAFERNKSGIWGWRSDKTEVVNGFEAKVFTVNNVNVVIRTRTEHLTDEEKARIKSERNILESLLGTVEQQISAQGDLTLEYATANNPTAITPEEYFDPAFDLEDRDIGRPIELTIRTQKFKGTLWMSEEHPLSLVEQVTPIIDLMARTSTHFARLRDFVTLKFPPGFPVKIEIPLFHVLNARISFGSVNKCTTGEPLETPPSAATPEEEEEEEVREEGGCGEAAVPPLFQVCPSVFEVPSHYRHRGGGGSRHTPVSNHDEELLQYAIHQSLLESGGGAPGQEVTWEDANGDLTDPILSSQSDGSIPEGVLVDLGETTSSQASSGTSASSPDTDLRMAMVLSARAQAEEERRRKEEEEELERILQLSLTEK; translated from the exons GAGATTGAAAATACAAGCGGCAGAACCTACCAGTGCTGCAAAAAGTTGGGTAAACAACACTTTCCTGTGTGTACCCTATCTCCACCTCCTAACTTCAAAAGGACCAACAGCATGTACAACCGGTAAA AACGACGTAGAGGCTGTGGATCCCAGGGGAAGGACACCGCTCCACCTGGCTGTGTCGCTGGGCCACCTGGAGTCGGTGAGAGTGCTTCTGAGAAATGGCGCTGAAGTTACcaaagagaatgccaagaattgGACAG tgctGCAGGAGGCAGTCAGCACCGGCGACCCAGAGATGGTTCAGCTAGTGCTCCAGCGGCGAGACTACCTCAAAGCCTCTACAGCTCTGGGAGGAGTGCCTGAGCTTCTGAGCAAGATCCGTgag tccccagATTTCTACATGGAAATGAAATGGGAGTTCACAAGTTGGA TCCCTCTCGTTTCCCGGGTTTGTCCCAGTGACGTGTGTCGGATCTGGAAGAGTGGGGCCAGCCTGCGCGTGGACGCCACTCTGCTAGGCTTCGAGAACATGACCTGGATTAGAGGTCGTCGGAGCTACATTTTCAGGGGAGATG ATGCCTGCACAGAGTTGATGGAGGTGAACCATGATGAACAGGTGGTGGACACGGAGCGCTTTGACATCTCCAGGGAGATAGAAGACGTAACGCTGGACTCCATGCAACCTGCAGAACAGGAAGTGGCCAAGCGGCTGACCACGCCCATTGTCAATACCTTTCTGGACACCAGGGACATTGCTTTTGAGAG AAATAAATCTGGGATTTGGGGTTGGAGGAGTGACAAAACGGAAGTTGTTAATGGTTTCGAGGCGAAG GTTTTCACTGTGAACAATGTAAACGTGGTGATCCGGACGAGGACAGAGCATCTCACCGATGAGGAGAAGGCTAGAATAAAAA GTGAGAGGAATATTCTGGAGTCTCTTCTGGGCACAGTGGAGCAGCAGATAAGTGCTCAAGGG GACCTCACTCTGGAGTACGCGACAGCCAACAACCCCACCGCCATCACACCAGAGGAGTACTTTGACCCTGCGTTTGACCTTGAAGACCGAGACATTGGCCGGCCCATTGAACTTACCATCCGAACCCAGAA GTTCAAGGGTACATTGTGGATGAGCGAGGAACACCCCCTCTCCCTGGTGGAGCAGGTCACCCCCATCATCGATCTCATGGCCCGGACCAGCACCCACTTCGCCCGGCTGCGGGATTTTGTCACCCTCAAGTTCCCTCCAGGGTTCCCTGTAAAAATAG AGATTCCCCTATTCCATGTGCTCAACGCCCGCATTTCATTTGGCAGTGTCAACAAATGCACTACGGGCGAACCCTTGGAGACACCCCCCTCCGCTGCCAcaccggaggaggaggaggaggaggaggtgagggaggagggaggctgcGGCGAAGCTGCAG TTCCCCCTCTATTCCAGGTGTGCCCGTCTGTGTTTGAGGTGCCCTCACACTACCGCCACCGAGGAGGGGGTGGCAGCCGCCACACGCCGGTGTCAAATCATGACGAGGAGCTACTGCAGTATGCCATCCACCAGAGTCTGCTGGAGTCCGGTGGGGGAGCCCCGGGACAG GAAGTGACCTGGGAGGATGCCAATGGTGACCTCACAGACCCCATACTCAGTAGCCAGAGTGACGG AAGCATCCCAGAGGGGGTGCTGGTGGACTTGGGAGAAACCACGTCGAGTCAGGCGAGCTCGGGCACCTCGGCCTCCAGCCCCGACACTGACCTCCGCATGGCCATGGTGCTGTCGGCCCGGGCCCAGGccgaggaggaaaggaggaggaaggaggaagaggaggagctggagaggaTATTGCAGCTCTCGCTCACAGAGAAGTAA
- the LOC135514343 gene encoding ankyrin repeat domain-containing protein 13A-like isoform X5, with translation MLSAANEDFRVKFPLHSLVWENDYRKLENDSTKNDVEAVDPRGRTPLHLAVSLGHLESVRVLLRNGAEVTKENAKNWTVLQEAVSTGDPEMVQLVLQRRDYLKASTALGGVPELLSKIRESPDFYMEMKWEFTSWIPLVSRVCPSDVCRIWKSGASLRVDATLLGFENMTWIRGRRSYIFRGDDACTELMEVNHDEQVVDTERFDISREIEDVTLDSMQPAEQEVAKRLTTPIVNTFLDTRDIAFERNKSGIWGWRSDKTEVVNGFEAKVFTVNNVNVVIRTRTEHLTDEEKARIKSERNILESLLGTVEQQISAQGDLTLEYATANNPTAITPEEYFDPAFDLEDRDIGRPIELTIRTQKFKGTLWMSEEHPLSLVEQVTPIIDLMARTSTHFARLRDFVTLKFPPGFPVKIEIPLFHVLNARISFGSVNKCTTGEPLETPPSAATPEEEEEEEVREEGGCGEAAVPPLFQVCPSVFEVPSHYRHRGGGGSRHTPVSNHDEELLQYAIHQSLLESGGGAPGQEVTWEDANGDLTDPILSSQSDGSIPEGVLVDLGETTSSQASSGTSASSPDTDLRMAMVLSARAQAEEERRRKEEEEELERILQLSLTEK, from the exons AACGACGTAGAGGCTGTGGATCCCAGGGGAAGGACACCGCTCCACCTGGCTGTGTCGCTGGGCCACCTGGAGTCGGTGAGAGTGCTTCTGAGAAATGGCGCTGAAGTTACcaaagagaatgccaagaattgGACAG tgctGCAGGAGGCAGTCAGCACCGGCGACCCAGAGATGGTTCAGCTAGTGCTCCAGCGGCGAGACTACCTCAAAGCCTCTACAGCTCTGGGAGGAGTGCCTGAGCTTCTGAGCAAGATCCGTgag tccccagATTTCTACATGGAAATGAAATGGGAGTTCACAAGTTGGA TCCCTCTCGTTTCCCGGGTTTGTCCCAGTGACGTGTGTCGGATCTGGAAGAGTGGGGCCAGCCTGCGCGTGGACGCCACTCTGCTAGGCTTCGAGAACATGACCTGGATTAGAGGTCGTCGGAGCTACATTTTCAGGGGAGATG ATGCCTGCACAGAGTTGATGGAGGTGAACCATGATGAACAGGTGGTGGACACGGAGCGCTTTGACATCTCCAGGGAGATAGAAGACGTAACGCTGGACTCCATGCAACCTGCAGAACAGGAAGTGGCCAAGCGGCTGACCACGCCCATTGTCAATACCTTTCTGGACACCAGGGACATTGCTTTTGAGAG AAATAAATCTGGGATTTGGGGTTGGAGGAGTGACAAAACGGAAGTTGTTAATGGTTTCGAGGCGAAG GTTTTCACTGTGAACAATGTAAACGTGGTGATCCGGACGAGGACAGAGCATCTCACCGATGAGGAGAAGGCTAGAATAAAAA GTGAGAGGAATATTCTGGAGTCTCTTCTGGGCACAGTGGAGCAGCAGATAAGTGCTCAAGGG GACCTCACTCTGGAGTACGCGACAGCCAACAACCCCACCGCCATCACACCAGAGGAGTACTTTGACCCTGCGTTTGACCTTGAAGACCGAGACATTGGCCGGCCCATTGAACTTACCATCCGAACCCAGAA GTTCAAGGGTACATTGTGGATGAGCGAGGAACACCCCCTCTCCCTGGTGGAGCAGGTCACCCCCATCATCGATCTCATGGCCCGGACCAGCACCCACTTCGCCCGGCTGCGGGATTTTGTCACCCTCAAGTTCCCTCCAGGGTTCCCTGTAAAAATAG AGATTCCCCTATTCCATGTGCTCAACGCCCGCATTTCATTTGGCAGTGTCAACAAATGCACTACGGGCGAACCCTTGGAGACACCCCCCTCCGCTGCCAcaccggaggaggaggaggaggaggaggtgagggaggagggaggctgcGGCGAAGCTGCAG TTCCCCCTCTATTCCAGGTGTGCCCGTCTGTGTTTGAGGTGCCCTCACACTACCGCCACCGAGGAGGGGGTGGCAGCCGCCACACGCCGGTGTCAAATCATGACGAGGAGCTACTGCAGTATGCCATCCACCAGAGTCTGCTGGAGTCCGGTGGGGGAGCCCCGGGACAG GAAGTGACCTGGGAGGATGCCAATGGTGACCTCACAGACCCCATACTCAGTAGCCAGAGTGACGG AAGCATCCCAGAGGGGGTGCTGGTGGACTTGGGAGAAACCACGTCGAGTCAGGCGAGCTCGGGCACCTCGGCCTCCAGCCCCGACACTGACCTCCGCATGGCCATGGTGCTGTCGGCCCGGGCCCAGGccgaggaggaaaggaggaggaaggaggaagaggaggagctggagaggaTATTGCAGCTCTCGCTCACAGAGAAGTAA